A window of the Hordeum vulgare subsp. vulgare chromosome 5H, MorexV3_pseudomolecules_assembly, whole genome shotgun sequence genome harbors these coding sequences:
- the LOC123397601 gene encoding FBD-associated F-box protein At1g66310-like — protein MSSIVRTGAGTVSPDDCTAERLVEPRPRPHLRHPAMQDPPPPGENACKQNGSPCQQDDGSQDGKVIPDLPEDIRQHIHALMPLRDAARAACASHSFLRSWRCHPNLDLSQEILGFDGDLISKVDCILKNHSGVGMKTLKLELYGYNKVDSSYVDRWIHIAVTAGVEELTIIMPQVLEGAYNFPCPLIFNRSENSIRYLYIAMCAFRPTAGLGCCRSLTRLLLSNVWIADDELTGLLSSCAALEHFELMNCREIVCLKIPFLKWLTFLRVSRCKNLQVVDSNAPNLSTFCLFGNLVLSVLFGSDVKNIEISCLKFGPPNIVYFARTQLLLGAPDVERLVITSPNEMCSTPILSSKFLQLKYLHISLIGNEAISPDYDYLSLVSFLEASPCLETFIFEVQQPDMQHDSVIGNPSHLRRLPQHSHKSLKSVTIVGFCSATSLVELACHIIEKAASLERLTLDTSHGCRSPGGRSVDKPDRWYHNTVIGVLMTAPPDRCIPMWDHGIEESLRARSAIRKHIEWKVPYGVEFEVVEPCSRCVMLNF, from the exons ATGAGCTCGATCGTCCGCACCGGCGCCGGCACGGTCTCGCCGGACGACTGCACCGCAGAAAGGCTGGTAGAGCCTCGCCCTCGCCCCCATCTCAGGCATCCAGCCATGCAGGATCCGCCGCCGCCCGGGGAAA ATGCCTGCAAACAAAACGGATCACCCTGCCAACAAGATGATGGTTCTCAAGATGGCAAAGTTATACCGGATCTTCCAGAG GATATCCGTCAACATATTCATGCCCTAATGCCACTACGAGATGCTGCCCGTGCAGCTTGTGCATCGCACTCATTTCTGAGATCATGGAGATGCCATCCGAACCTTGACTTAAGTCAGGAGATACTAGGTTTTGATGGAGATCTCATCAGCAAAGTTGATTGTATTCTTAAAAACCATTCGGGCGTTGGCATGAAGACACTAAAGCTTGAACTTTATGGCTATAACAAGGTCGATTCCTCTTATGTTGATAGGTGGATTCATATTGCTGTTACAGCAGGAGTTGAAGAACTCACCATTATCATGCCGCAAGTCCTTGAGGGAGCATACAATTTCCCATGCCCTCTTATATTTAATAGGAGCGAAAACTCAATCCGGTATCTTTACATTGCCATGTGTGCCTTTCGTCCCACCGCTGGGCTTGGTTGCTGCAGGAGCTTGACAAGGTTATTGCTGAGTAATGTATGGATTGCTGATGATGAGCTAACGGGCCTTCTTTCCAGTTGTGCTGCATTAGAACATTTTGAACTCATGAATTGCCGTGAGATAGTTTGCCTGAAGATACCTTTTCTGAAGTGGCTTACATTCCTCCGAGTGTCtcgatgcaaaaatctgcaagttGTAGACAGCAATGCTCCAAATCTCTCCACCTTTTGCCTGTTTGGTAACTTGGTACTATCTGTTTTATTTGGAAGTGATGTAAAGAATATAGAAATATCGTGCTTAAAATTCGGCCCGCCCAACATTGTCTACTTTGCTCGGACCCAGCTTCTGTTAGGTGCCCCAGATGTTGaaagacttgtcataacctcgccTAACGAG ATGTGCAGTACACCAATACTATCTAGCAAATTCCTCCAGCTCAAGTACTTGCATATCTCTCTAATTGGAAATGAAGCTATTTCACCAGATTATGATTACCTGTCTCTGGTCTCTTTTCTTGAAGCTTCTCCTTGCCTGGAGACTTTCATCTTTGAG GTACAGCAGCCTGACATGCAGCATGATTCAGTTATCGGGAATCCCTCGCATCTGAGACGGCTACCACAACACAGCCACAAGAGCCTAAAGAGTGTGACGATCGTCGGATTCTGCTCCGCGACGAGCTTGGTGGAGTTGGCATGCCACATTATCGAGAAAGCGGCATCGCTCGAGCGCCTCACTTTAGACACCTCCCATGGCTGTCGGAGTCCTGGTGGGCGTAGCGTCGATAAACCTGACAGGTGGTACCATAATACAGTGATTGGCGTCCTCATGACGGCCCCACCTGACAGGTGCATCCCTATGTGGGATCATGgcatcgaggagtctctcagggcgCGTTCCGCTATCAGAAAACACATTGAGTGGAAAGTTCCCTACGGAGTCGAGTTTGAAGTCGTCGAGCCCTGCAGTCGGTGCGTGATGCTGAACTTTTAG